Within the Nocardioides exalbidus genome, the region GGGTGATCTTCCCGGCCAGGCAGGCGCCGACGGCCTCGAAGGCGTCGATGATCGTGACGTCGCGACCGTCCACCTGGCCGGGCATGATCGTGCCGGCGTAGAGGAAGACGCTCGCGAGGTCGAGGCGGGCGGCGGCCATGAGCATCCCCGGCAGCGACTTGTCGCAGCCGGCGAGCAGGACGGAGCCGTCGAGGCGCTCGGCCATCATCACGGTCTCGACCGAGTCGGCGATGACCTCGCGGCTGACCAGCGAGAAGTGCATGCCCTCGTGGCCCATCGAGATGCCGTCGGAGACCGAGATCGTGCCGAACTCGAGCGGGTAGCCGCCACCCGCGTGCACCCCGTTCTTCACGGCCTTGGCGAGCCGGTCGAGGGAGAGGTTGCAGGGCGTGATCTCGTTCCAGCTCGACGCGACCCCGATCTGGGGCTTGGCCCAGTCGTCGTCACCCATGCCTACCGCGCGGAGCATCCCTCGCGCAGCGGTGGCCTCGAGGCCGTCCGTGACGTCGCGGCTCCGGGGCTTGATGTCGGGTGCTGAAGGGGTCTTGGTCATGCCGTCAGGCTAGTCAACGCCCTCCCTGCTCCGGCGACGTGTCTCACGCTGCTGCTCGTCGTGCTTGACGTTGCTCGCGCCGCTCGTCGAGGTGCTCGGCCTCGGCAGCGCACTGCCTCAGCGACGGATGGTCGTCGGGCGTGCCCCACAGCTCCCGCTCGAGCGCGCGCCTCCATCGGGAGCGGCGGTAGCGGACCGACGGGTCGCCGGCCGCCTTGGACCGCCGCTTCCACTGGTAGTACTCGACCATCGTCGACTCCACGTCGGCCGGAGACCACCAGCCGGTGACCCGGAGGTCGACATGAGCAGGGAACCGGCTCCCGCCGTGCGTCCGAACCCCGTCGTCCCGCATCGGATCGACCTCCTGGTCGGCGTCGTCGAGGAGCACCAGCTCGAGCCGCGCCATCCGGAGCAGGTCGAGCAGGTCGGACACGCGCGGGCTCGTCCGTCCCGTCTCCCATCGGGCCACCACCGACTGCGACACCCCGAGCAGGTCCGCGAGCCCCCTCTGCGAGACCTCGAGGATGCGTCGGACCCGCCGCACGATCCCTTGGACGTGCCCGTCCACGGGTCCGGTGCGGAACCACGTCCACTCGTCCTCGGTCCACTCCTCCTGCTGGTCCAACCACTTCCTCAGGCTGCGCCTCTCCGCGACCGTCACCCGTGCCTCCTGCGTCGTCCGATGTCGTACGCCCATCCGAACGCGGTCGACCGACACCGCGCAGCGGCCATCCACAGGAGGGTCCCGGCCAGGCATCGGCGACGGCCCTGTGGACGATTGGTGGCCCGGAAACCAGGTCGTCGGACGGTCCGTGCACCGCGGCTCGTACGCCTGCTCGGCCGCGCTGGCTCGTGAGTCTCTGGCGGACTCACGTGCCAGTGCGCGCGTGAGCCGCGACTGGCACCCCTCCGGGCCTGCCGCGCCAGCCACCGCGGCCCTCCGACGTGAGTCTCCAGGAGACTCACGAGTGAGTGACGGCGATCGGGCGGAGCAAGGAGAGGCAAGGAGAGGCGAGCAGAGGTGAGGCGAGGAAAGGAGGACGTGACGCGGGTCAGGCCCGCTCGGCCTGCTGCTTGAGG harbors:
- a CDS encoding helix-turn-helix domain-containing protein; translation: MTVAERRSLRKWLDQQEEWTEDEWTWFRTGPVDGHVQGIVRRVRRILEVSQRGLADLLGVSQSVVARWETGRTSPRVSDLLDLLRMARLELVLLDDADQEVDPMRDDGVRTHGGSRFPAHVDLRVTGWWSPADVESTMVEYYQWKRRSKAAGDPSVRYRRSRWRRALERELWGTPDDHPSLRQCAAEAEHLDERREQRQARRAAA